The Mycobacterium paragordonae genome includes a region encoding these proteins:
- a CDS encoding YncE family protein, with translation MTGCGHPGGVPQSGSTTVPTEGSRPPDAGLPQAAEPRQAPPPTDPVVGRTVAVGRAPEGIVVDARTRTVVVAVRDPDELVLLNADSGDVTGRVPLPGSVRHLQLAAPGGPVLVPVETADVLVRVDLPQGKAQPAIHTGAHPHDAAAAANGTVFVANEHGGTVAVLRGDQIVKVFADSVQPAGTAPVGTSMGVLDVRKNDLTVYDAERLTIVGSAPVGAGPTHLVADRHGRMIAADTRGDAVRVFAPLPAPREVASVAQPGGPYGIAYDGKRDRLWVASSGTNEVVGYDMSDANPREVQRFPTVQNPYTVGVDADTGRLFVAGVTAGVVQIIEP, from the coding sequence ATGACCGGTTGCGGTCATCCCGGCGGGGTGCCACAGTCGGGTTCGACGACCGTGCCGACCGAGGGCAGCCGACCGCCGGACGCGGGACTGCCACAGGCCGCCGAACCACGGCAAGCACCGCCGCCCACTGACCCTGTCGTCGGGCGGACCGTCGCCGTGGGCCGCGCGCCGGAAGGGATCGTCGTCGACGCGCGGACCCGGACCGTCGTCGTCGCCGTGCGCGACCCCGATGAGTTGGTGCTACTCAACGCCGATTCGGGTGACGTCACCGGCCGGGTGCCACTCCCGGGATCGGTCCGTCACCTGCAACTCGCCGCTCCCGGTGGTCCCGTGTTGGTGCCGGTGGAAACCGCCGACGTGTTGGTGCGCGTCGATCTGCCGCAGGGCAAGGCGCAGCCGGCCATCCACACGGGCGCGCATCCGCACGACGCCGCCGCCGCGGCCAACGGCACGGTGTTCGTCGCCAACGAACACGGCGGAACGGTGGCCGTGCTGCGCGGAGACCAGATCGTCAAGGTCTTCGCCGACAGTGTTCAGCCCGCCGGGACGGCGCCGGTGGGGACATCGATGGGGGTTTTGGACGTACGCAAGAACGACCTCACCGTGTACGACGCCGAACGGCTGACGATCGTGGGCTCGGCACCTGTCGGTGCCGGTCCGACGCACCTGGTCGCAGACCGGCACGGGCGGATGATCGCCGCCGACACCCGCGGAGACGCCGTGCGGGTGTTCGCCCCGCTGCCGGCGCCGCGGGAAGTGGCTTCGGTGGCGCAGCCGGGCGGGCCGTACGGCATCGCCTATGACGGAAAGCGTGACCGGCTCTGGGTCGCCTCGTCAGGAACCAACGAAGTCGTCGGCTACGACATGAGCGACGCGAATCCTCGCGAGGTGCAACGTTTTCCGACGGTGCAGAATCCGTACACCGTCGGCGTGGACGCGGACACCGGCCGGTTGTTCGTCGCTGGGGTGACCGCGGGTGTCGTGCAGATCATCGAACCCTGA
- a CDS encoding TetR/AcrR family transcriptional regulator, producing the protein MVRMPRPALPHPSAKPGVKVDARSERWREHRKKVRAEIVDAAFRAIDRLGPELSVREIAEEAGTAKPKIYRHFTDKSDLFLAIGERLRDMLWAAIFPSINLATDSARQVIHRAVEEFVTLLDQHPNVMRVFIQGSSSAQSKATVRTLNEGREITLTIADMFNNELRDMELDSAALELAAFSAFGCAASATEWWLGPEPDSPRSMTREQFVSQLTTIMMGVIVGTAETLGIAMDPDKPIHDALPAALA; encoded by the coding sequence GTGGTGAGAATGCCTCGACCCGCTTTACCCCACCCGAGCGCGAAGCCCGGCGTGAAAGTCGACGCGCGCAGCGAGCGTTGGCGCGAACACCGCAAGAAGGTCCGCGCCGAAATCGTCGACGCCGCGTTCCGTGCCATCGACCGGCTGGGCCCAGAGTTGAGCGTGCGGGAGATCGCCGAGGAGGCCGGCACCGCGAAGCCGAAGATCTACCGGCACTTCACCGACAAGTCCGACCTTTTCCTGGCCATCGGCGAACGCCTGCGCGACATGTTGTGGGCGGCGATCTTCCCGTCGATCAACCTGGCCACCGACTCCGCCCGCCAGGTGATCCACCGGGCGGTCGAAGAGTTCGTCACCCTGCTTGACCAGCATCCCAACGTCATGCGGGTCTTCATTCAGGGCAGTTCCAGCGCGCAGTCCAAGGCCACGGTCCGGACCCTCAACGAGGGCCGGGAGATCACCCTGACGATCGCCGACATGTTCAACAACGAGTTGCGCGACATGGAACTCGACTCCGCCGCCCTGGAACTCGCCGCGTTCTCGGCGTTCGGGTGCGCCGCCTCGGCCACCGAATGGTGGCTGGGCCCCGAGCCGGACAGCCCGCGATCCATGACGCGCGAGCAGTTCGTCAGCCAGCTGACCACCATCATGATGGGCGTTATCGTCGGCACCGCCGAGACGCTGGGCATCGCCATGGACCCCGACAAGCCGATCCACGATGCGCTGCCGGCCGCGCTGGCGTGA
- a CDS encoding NAD(P)-dependent alcohol dehydrogenase: MSTVSAYAATSATEPLSKTTIERREPGPHDVAIDIKFAGICHSDIHTVKAEWGVPNYPVVPGHEIAGVVTAVGSEVTKHKVGDHVGVGCMVNSCGQCSSCKAGLEQYCKKGATFTYNSTDKDGTPTQGGYSQAVVVDENFVVHIPESLPLDAAAPLLCAGITLFSPLRHWKAGQDTRLAIIGLGGLGHMGVKLGAAMGCEVSVLSQSLKKMEDGLRLGASNYYATSDPDTFKKLRGSFDLILNTVSANLDLGQYLNLLDVDGTLVELGIPEHPMEVPAFGLALARRSLSGSNIGGIAETQEMLDFCAEHNVTPEIEVIAADYVNEAYERVLASDVRYRFVIDISTL; the protein is encoded by the coding sequence ATGAGCACTGTTTCCGCATATGCCGCGACGTCGGCCACCGAACCGCTGAGCAAGACCACGATCGAACGCCGCGAACCCGGCCCGCACGATGTGGCCATCGACATCAAGTTCGCCGGAATTTGCCACTCCGACATCCACACCGTCAAAGCCGAATGGGGCGTACCGAACTACCCGGTGGTGCCGGGCCACGAGATCGCCGGCGTCGTCACCGCGGTCGGGTCCGAGGTGACCAAGCACAAGGTGGGCGACCACGTCGGCGTCGGCTGCATGGTGAACTCGTGCGGCCAGTGCAGCAGCTGTAAGGCCGGCCTCGAGCAGTACTGCAAGAAGGGCGCCACCTTCACCTACAACTCCACCGACAAGGACGGCACCCCGACGCAGGGCGGCTACAGCCAGGCCGTCGTGGTGGACGAGAACTTCGTCGTGCACATCCCCGAGTCGCTGCCGCTGGACGCCGCGGCCCCGTTGTTGTGCGCGGGCATCACGCTGTTCTCGCCGCTGCGGCACTGGAAAGCCGGCCAGGACACCCGGCTGGCCATCATCGGCCTGGGCGGACTCGGACACATGGGCGTCAAGCTGGGCGCGGCGATGGGCTGCGAGGTGAGCGTGCTGTCGCAGTCTTTGAAGAAGATGGAAGACGGATTGCGTTTGGGCGCAAGCAATTACTACGCGACCTCCGACCCGGACACCTTCAAGAAACTGCGTGGCAGCTTCGACCTGATCCTCAACACCGTCTCGGCGAACCTGGACCTGGGCCAGTACCTGAACCTGCTCGACGTGGACGGCACCCTGGTCGAACTCGGCATCCCCGAGCACCCCATGGAGGTGCCCGCATTCGGGCTCGCGCTGGCGCGGCGCAGCCTGTCCGGTTCGAACATCGGCGGCATCGCCGAGACCCAGGAGATGCTCGACTTCTGCGCCGAGCACAACGTGACGCCCGAAATCGAGGTCATCGCAGCCGATTACGTCAACGAGGCCTACGAGCGGGTGCTGGCCAGCGACGTGCGCTACCGCTTCGTCATCGATATCTCAACGCTCTGA
- a CDS encoding SDR family NAD(P)-dependent oxidoreductase: MTSSEQPNELVVVTGASTGMGAATAKELARRGFQVLAGVRRDIDADALRADGIEPHILDITVDADVAAIADRVERDPRPLRALINNAGIAINSPVETLPLAQWRQQFEVNLFGHIAITQALLPALLRSSGTVVNISSVGGKVVLPTYGAYAGSKFALEAASDALRREVAGLGVKVVVVEPGAVKTAMPERGIATAEELTATMSAAQLERYGELNAAVTAQARSFIEIGVPAEHAAKVIAKAATASRPRTRYTIGRDAAILVRLSRLLPDRVLDRIVRRNLRSFADSASRPERQLSRH, encoded by the coding sequence GTGACATCATCCGAGCAACCCAATGAACTGGTCGTCGTGACCGGCGCGTCCACCGGCATGGGGGCCGCTACCGCAAAAGAACTGGCGCGCAGAGGATTTCAGGTTCTGGCCGGAGTACGGCGGGATATCGACGCCGACGCGCTGCGCGCGGACGGAATCGAGCCGCACATCCTGGATATCACCGTCGATGCCGATGTGGCCGCGATCGCCGATCGGGTCGAGCGCGACCCGCGCCCGCTGCGTGCGTTGATCAACAATGCCGGGATCGCGATCAACTCGCCGGTCGAGACGCTGCCACTGGCGCAGTGGCGCCAGCAGTTCGAGGTAAATCTGTTCGGGCACATCGCAATCACCCAGGCGCTGCTTCCCGCGCTCTTACGCAGCTCAGGCACCGTGGTGAACATCAGCTCGGTCGGCGGGAAGGTGGTGCTGCCGACCTACGGCGCGTACGCGGGCTCGAAGTTCGCCCTCGAGGCCGCCAGCGATGCGTTGCGGCGGGAGGTCGCGGGCCTGGGGGTGAAAGTGGTCGTCGTCGAACCCGGCGCGGTCAAGACCGCGATGCCGGAGCGCGGTATCGCGACGGCGGAGGAACTGACGGCGACCATGAGCGCCGCGCAGCTGGAGCGATACGGCGAGCTGAATGCGGCAGTGACGGCGCAGGCGCGGTCGTTCATCGAGATCGGCGTGCCGGCCGAACATGCGGCGAAAGTTATTGCCAAGGCCGCCACCGCATCTCGTCCCCGCACCCGCTACACCATCGGACGCGACGCCGCAATCCTGGTGCGGCTCAGCCGGTTGCTACCCGACCGGGTGCTGGACCGTATCGTGCGCCGCAACCTGCGGTCGTTCGCCGACAGCGCGTCCCGTCCGGAACGGCAGTTGTCACGCCACTGA
- a CDS encoding flavin-containing monooxygenase — protein MTDVATSATESAEKPQSQPTHTRTLIIGTGFSGLGMAIALQKEGVDFVILEKAGDVGGTWRDNSYPGCACDIPSHLYSFSFEPKPDWKNPFSFQPEIWDYLKGVTEKYGLRRYIHFNSLVDRAYWDDDEYRWHVFTVEGREYVAQFLVSGAGALHIPSVPDIEGRDEFAGAAFHSAEWDHSVDVSGKRVAIIGTGASAIQIVPEIIGQVAELQLYQRTPPWVVPRSNPDLPPALRAAMANVPGLRALTRLAIYWGQEALAFGMTKHPNALKFIEAYCKWNIRRSVKDRELRRKLTPKYRIGCKRILNSSTYYRAVAHPNTKLITEGITRITRDGIVTADGREHQADVIVYATGFHVTDSYTYVQIKGQRGEDLVDRWNREGIGAHRGITVADVPNLFFLLGPNTGLGHNSVVFMIESQIRYVADAIAQCDKRGAQALAPTREAQDRFNDELQEKLSGSVWNSGGCSSWYLDEHGKNTVLWGGYTWQYWMATRSVKPEEYQFLGAGKKSRKSVA, from the coding sequence ATGACCGACGTCGCGACCTCGGCGACCGAATCCGCCGAGAAACCGCAGTCCCAGCCGACACACACCCGCACCCTGATCATCGGGACCGGATTCTCCGGCCTGGGTATGGCGATCGCGCTGCAGAAGGAGGGCGTCGACTTCGTCATCCTGGAGAAGGCCGGCGATGTCGGCGGCACCTGGCGCGACAACAGCTACCCGGGCTGCGCATGCGACATCCCGTCGCATCTGTACTCCTTCTCCTTCGAGCCCAAGCCGGACTGGAAGAACCCGTTCTCGTTCCAGCCGGAGATCTGGGACTACCTCAAGGGCGTCACCGAGAAGTACGGGCTGCGCCGCTACATCCACTTCAACTCCCTGGTCGACCGTGCCTACTGGGACGACGACGAGTACCGCTGGCACGTGTTCACCGTCGAGGGGCGGGAGTACGTGGCGCAGTTCCTGGTCTCCGGGGCCGGGGCGTTGCACATTCCGTCCGTTCCGGACATCGAGGGCCGTGACGAATTCGCCGGTGCCGCTTTCCATTCCGCGGAGTGGGACCACAGCGTCGACGTGAGCGGCAAGCGGGTGGCGATCATCGGCACCGGTGCCAGCGCAATCCAGATCGTGCCGGAGATCATCGGGCAGGTCGCCGAACTTCAGCTCTACCAGCGCACCCCACCATGGGTGGTGCCGCGGTCCAACCCCGACCTCCCGCCGGCGCTGCGCGCGGCCATGGCGAACGTGCCGGGGTTGCGTGCCCTGACGCGGCTGGCGATCTACTGGGGTCAGGAAGCGCTCGCCTTCGGCATGACCAAGCACCCCAACGCGCTGAAATTCATTGAGGCGTACTGCAAGTGGAACATCCGGCGCTCGGTGAAGGACCGCGAGCTGCGGCGCAAGCTGACGCCGAAATACCGCATCGGCTGCAAGCGGATCCTGAACTCGTCCACCTACTACCGGGCGGTGGCGCACCCCAACACGAAGCTGATCACCGAGGGCATCACCCGGATCACCCGGGACGGGATCGTCACCGCCGACGGACGCGAGCACCAGGCGGACGTGATCGTGTACGCCACCGGCTTCCACGTCACCGACTCCTACACCTACGTCCAGATCAAGGGCCAGCGCGGCGAGGACCTGGTGGACCGGTGGAACCGCGAGGGCATCGGCGCCCACCGCGGCATCACCGTCGCCGACGTGCCGAACTTGTTCTTCCTGCTCGGCCCTAACACCGGATTAGGCCACAACTCGGTGGTGTTCATGATCGAGTCGCAGATCCGCTACGTCGCCGACGCGATCGCCCAGTGCGACAAGCGCGGCGCCCAGGCGCTCGCGCCCACGCGCGAAGCACAGGACCGGTTCAACGACGAACTGCAGGAGAAGCTGTCCGGCTCGGTGTGGAACAGCGGCGGCTGCAGCAGCTGGTACCTCGACGAGCACGGCAAGAACACCGTGCTATGGGGCGGCTACACCTGGCAGTACTGGATGGCCACCCGCTCGGTGAAGCCCGAGGAGTACCAGTTCCTGGGAGCGGGCAAGAAGTCTCGCAAGTCAGTGGCGTGA
- a CDS encoding restriction endonuclease — protein MTAALLAIPLIVAAVVGIIKHSLAAGVLAFYLAALCVVLAGWLANRKWPRRAGRVTSLRDIDAMDGVAFESYVATRLDRAGWQVTFTPPVGDYGVDLIAEKDGRYVAVQCKRYAKPVGVAAVQEVVAGARHHGCTRSIVVSNQEFTAAAKQLARTHGCQLIGRKVLQSWVPQPIGRSVA, from the coding sequence ATGACAGCGGCCCTGCTCGCCATACCGCTGATCGTGGCGGCGGTCGTCGGCATCATCAAGCACAGCCTGGCGGCCGGCGTCCTGGCGTTCTACCTGGCGGCGCTGTGCGTGGTGCTGGCAGGCTGGCTGGCCAACCGGAAGTGGCCGCGCCGCGCGGGACGCGTGACGAGTCTGCGCGACATCGACGCGATGGACGGTGTCGCGTTCGAAAGCTACGTCGCCACCCGCCTTGACCGGGCAGGCTGGCAGGTGACGTTCACCCCGCCCGTCGGCGACTACGGCGTCGACCTGATCGCCGAAAAGGACGGCCGGTATGTGGCGGTGCAATGCAAGCGCTACGCCAAACCGGTGGGCGTCGCGGCCGTCCAGGAGGTGGTCGCCGGCGCCCGCCACCACGGCTGCACCCGCAGCATCGTGGTCAGCAACCAGGAATTCACTGCAGCCGCAAAGCAATTGGCGCGCACCCACGGCTGCCAATTGATCGGCCGGAAGGTTTTGCAGAGCTGGGTGCCGCAGCCGATCGGTCGCTCCGTCGCCTAG
- a CDS encoding PE family protein, with product MGHVFAVPDQIAAAATDLGAIGSTLEAAHLTAAASTQTLLPAAADEVSASVAQLFSGYAEEYQKLAAKAATFHQQIVEHLTASAGSYATAEAANVASLLHPVTAAANSIATAAADPSVISSYLGEALRRIGFIVSSIPALLGQLDQLYLTNPDYFYSALPLFLIGGPLIAGLYISGPLLRLWIDLISPLYETYPSVYQALMAPFFPLLLAHLITFGAFL from the coding sequence ATGGGGCATGTATTCGCGGTGCCGGACCAGATCGCGGCGGCGGCAACGGATCTCGGTGCTATCGGTTCAACGCTCGAGGCAGCCCACCTGACCGCGGCGGCCTCGACTCAAACGCTGCTGCCGGCGGCCGCCGACGAGGTGTCGGCGAGCGTCGCGCAGCTGTTCTCCGGTTATGCCGAGGAATACCAAAAGCTGGCCGCGAAAGCGGCGACATTTCATCAGCAGATCGTGGAACACCTGACCGCCAGTGCGGGCTCGTACGCCACGGCCGAGGCCGCCAACGTCGCGTCGTTGCTGCACCCCGTGACTGCCGCAGCGAACTCGATCGCCACGGCAGCCGCGGACCCGTCGGTCATTTCCTCCTATTTGGGTGAGGCATTGCGCCGCATAGGATTTATTGTCAGTTCTATCCCGGCTCTGTTGGGGCAACTGGATCAGCTTTACCTCACCAACCCCGACTACTTCTATAGCGCGCTACCGCTGTTCCTGATAGGTGGACCCCTTATTGCCGGTCTCTATATCTCCGGTCCCCTGTTGCGCCTCTGGATAGACCTGATCAGCCCACTTTACGAGACGTATCCCTCTGTCTACCAAGCACTTATGGCGCCGTTCTTTCCGCTACTGCTTGCTCATCTCATTACCTTTGGTGCATTTTTATAG
- the nrdF gene encoding class 1b ribonucleoside-diphosphate reductase subunit beta produces MSGNAKLIDRVSAINWNRLQDDKDAEVWDRLTGNFWLPEKVPVSNDIPSWGTLTPSEKQLTMRVFTGLTMLDTIQGTVGAVSLIPDALTPHEEAVYTNIAFMESVHAKSYSQIFSTLCSTAEIDDAFRWSEENPNLQRKAEIVLQYYRGDEPLKRKVASTLLESFLFYSGFYLPMYWSSRAKLTNTADMIRLIIRDEAVHGYYIGYKYQRGLALEDEAKRAELKDYTYELLFELYDNEVEYTQDLYDEVGLTEDVKKFLRYNANKALMNLGYEALFPRDETDVNPAILSALSPNADENHDFFSGSGSSYVIGKAVVTEDEDWDF; encoded by the coding sequence GTGAGTGGAAATGCAAAGCTGATCGACCGCGTTTCGGCGATCAACTGGAACCGTCTGCAAGACGACAAAGACGCAGAGGTCTGGGACCGGTTGACCGGTAACTTCTGGCTGCCCGAGAAGGTGCCGGTGTCCAATGACATCCCGTCCTGGGGCACGTTGACCCCCAGCGAGAAGCAGCTGACCATGCGGGTCTTCACCGGTCTGACGATGCTGGACACCATCCAGGGCACTGTCGGTGCGGTGAGCCTGATCCCGGACGCGCTGACCCCGCACGAAGAGGCGGTGTACACCAACATCGCGTTCATGGAGTCGGTGCACGCCAAGAGCTACAGCCAGATCTTCTCCACGCTGTGCTCCACCGCCGAGATCGACGACGCGTTCCGCTGGTCGGAGGAGAACCCCAACCTGCAGCGCAAGGCCGAGATCGTGCTGCAGTACTACCGCGGCGACGAGCCGCTCAAGCGCAAGGTGGCTTCGACGCTGCTGGAGAGCTTCCTGTTCTACTCCGGCTTCTACCTGCCCATGTACTGGTCGAGCCGGGCCAAGCTGACCAACACCGCCGACATGATCCGCTTGATCATCCGCGACGAGGCCGTGCACGGCTACTACATCGGCTACAAGTACCAGCGTGGCCTGGCGCTGGAGGACGAGGCCAAGCGCGCCGAGCTCAAGGACTACACCTACGAGTTGCTGTTCGAGCTGTACGACAACGAGGTCGAGTACACCCAGGACCTCTACGACGAGGTCGGGCTGACCGAGGACGTCAAGAAGTTCTTGCGCTACAACGCAAACAAGGCGCTGATGAACCTCGGTTACGAGGCGTTGTTCCCGCGCGACGAGACCGACGTGAACCCGGCGATCCTGTCGGCCCTGTCACCGAATGCCGACGAGAACCACGACTTCTTCTCGGGCTCGGGGTCGAGCTACGTGATTGGCAAGGCCGTGGTCACCGAGGACGAGGACTGGGACTTCTAG
- a CDS encoding iron-siderophore ABC transporter substrate-binding protein, producing MQSGGIRTTLGAVTAAALVLTSACGSDKATPASSLVTPTTQIAGAGVLGNDRKPDESCARDAAAPDPGPPPARNAAGVVPGETKVPADPQRIVVLSGDQLDSLCALGLQSRVVAAALADGSSAQPSYLGKAIHDAPGAGPRNAPDLQAIAAAHPDLILGSVALTPTLYPQLAAIAPTVFTAAPGAAWEDNLRGVGAATARGAAADALINGFRQRATDIGAKHDAPHFQVSVVQLTTNTLRVYGANNFPASVLKAVGVDRPAAQRFTDKPYLEFGTSDTDLAKNPDFSAADADIVYVSCASTAAADRAATVLDSGPWRRLGANRDNRIFIVNDEIWQTGEGIIAARGVVNDLRWVNAPIN from the coding sequence GTGCAATCCGGCGGCATTCGAACCACTCTGGGCGCTGTGACGGCGGCCGCGCTGGTACTGACATCCGCCTGCGGCTCGGATAAGGCAACACCGGCGTCCTCACTCGTCACGCCGACCACCCAGATCGCGGGTGCCGGGGTGCTGGGTAACGACCGCAAGCCCGACGAGTCGTGCGCGCGGGACGCCGCAGCGCCGGACCCCGGTCCCCCGCCGGCCCGCAACGCGGCCGGTGTCGTGCCGGGTGAGACGAAGGTGCCCGCCGATCCCCAGCGCATCGTGGTGCTCTCCGGAGACCAACTCGACTCGCTGTGCGCGCTCGGCCTGCAATCCCGGGTGGTCGCCGCGGCACTGGCCGACGGATCCTCGGCTCAGCCGTCATACCTGGGCAAGGCGATTCACGACGCGCCGGGTGCGGGTCCGCGCAATGCACCGGATCTCCAGGCCATCGCGGCGGCCCACCCGGACCTGATTCTCGGGTCGGTGGCGTTGACGCCGACGCTGTATCCCCAACTGGCGGCGATCGCCCCGACGGTGTTCACCGCGGCCCCGGGCGCGGCCTGGGAGGACAACCTGCGCGGTGTCGGCGCCGCGACGGCCCGTGGCGCTGCCGCCGACGCGCTGATCAACGGGTTCCGGCAGCGCGCCACCGATATCGGCGCCAAGCACGACGCGCCCCACTTCCAGGTGTCGGTGGTGCAGCTGACCACCAACACGCTGCGCGTCTATGGGGCCAACAACTTTCCCGCCAGCGTGTTGAAGGCGGTCGGCGTGGACCGTCCCGCCGCGCAGCGGTTCACCGACAAGCCGTACCTCGAGTTCGGCACCAGCGACACCGACCTGGCCAAGAACCCGGACTTCTCCGCGGCCGACGCCGACATCGTCTATGTGTCGTGCGCCTCCACCGCCGCCGCCGACCGCGCGGCAACGGTGCTGGACAGCGGCCCCTGGCGCCGGCTCGGCGCCAACCGCGACAACCGGATCTTCATCGTCAACGACGAGATCTGGCAGACCGGTGAGGGAATTATCGCCGCCCGCGGCGTCGTTAACGATCTGCGTTGGGTCAACGCTCCGATTAATTAA
- a CDS encoding TetR/AcrR family transcriptional regulator translates to MTRAESAAATRRSLLEAAGALLDRGGVEAVTLREVGARSGVSRSAAYRHFDAKESLLAELAMNALNELGDSLEVLAASDASPEEALRSALLSLINLGRTRPHLYRLIFTTPPADIAAAAQAGERTQHLFLDIVGRVTGPQQARRYGALLLASAHGIAGLDLSGHLDLDKWHTDAEELVDTMIAMLSAATGDE, encoded by the coding sequence ATGACACGAGCGGAGAGCGCGGCGGCCACGCGCCGGTCGCTGCTCGAAGCCGCGGGGGCGTTGCTCGACCGCGGGGGAGTCGAGGCAGTGACGCTGCGTGAGGTCGGCGCCCGTTCTGGTGTATCCCGGTCGGCGGCCTATCGCCACTTCGACGCCAAGGAATCTCTGCTCGCGGAGTTGGCGATGAATGCACTGAACGAACTCGGTGATTCACTCGAGGTGCTCGCCGCCAGTGACGCTTCCCCCGAGGAGGCGTTGCGGTCCGCGCTGCTATCGCTGATCAATCTCGGTCGCACGCGACCGCATCTGTATCGCCTGATCTTCACCACGCCGCCGGCTGACATCGCCGCCGCGGCGCAGGCGGGGGAGCGCACGCAACATCTGTTCCTCGACATCGTTGGTCGCGTCACCGGCCCGCAACAGGCCAGGCGCTACGGCGCGCTCCTGCTCGCCAGCGCCCACGGGATCGCGGGCCTGGATCTGAGCGGCCACCTGGATCTGGACAAGTGGCACACCGACGCGGAGGAACTTGTGGACACCATGATCGCAATGCTCTCGGCCGCGACGGGCGATGAATGA
- a CDS encoding DUF3349 domain-containing protein encodes MTKDRNDCAHPHFFRSVIRWLQAGYPEGVPGPDRVPLFALLRSTPLTSDQLKEVIDNLTAKGSPAVADGVIDGNEIAESIAGLTHRDPGPENVRRVAATLAAAGWPLAGIDVSEVIPGDEDGEAAEEVAARLRAISPG; translated from the coding sequence GTGACGAAAGACCGTAACGATTGCGCCCACCCCCACTTCTTTCGCTCGGTGATCCGCTGGCTGCAGGCCGGCTATCCCGAAGGCGTGCCCGGGCCCGATCGGGTCCCACTTTTCGCGCTGCTGCGCAGTACGCCCCTGACCTCGGATCAATTGAAAGAGGTCATCGACAACCTGACCGCCAAGGGATCGCCCGCGGTGGCTGACGGCGTGATCGACGGCAACGAGATCGCCGAATCCATCGCCGGACTGACCCACCGCGACCCCGGTCCGGAAAACGTTCGGCGGGTCGCCGCCACGCTCGCCGCCGCCGGCTGGCCGCTGGCCGGCATCGACGTCAGCGAAGTGATCCCCGGCGACGAGGACGGCGAAGCGGCCGAAGAAGTGGCGGCACGACTGCGGGCTATCTCACCCGGCTGA